A window from Nitrospira sp. ND1 encodes these proteins:
- a CDS encoding NAD(P)H-dependent oxidoreductase — protein MGKFITIIQGHPDAQTRHFCHALADEYAKGCEDGGHEVRRIEVARLEFPLLRTKDEFEKGTPPDSIKQAQDAIRWADHLVIFYPLWLGSMPALLKAFLEQVFRPGVAFEYRAQGKMAKKLFTGKSARIVVTMGMPALVYRWFFLAHSLKSLERNILAFCGIKPTRATLIGQVEGMNERQRASWLDEMRGLGDVGK, from the coding sequence ATGGGTAAATTCATTACCATCATTCAGGGCCATCCCGATGCGCAGACTCGACATTTCTGCCATGCCTTGGCGGACGAATATGCCAAGGGTTGCGAAGACGGCGGGCATGAAGTGCGACGTATCGAGGTGGCCCGGCTGGAGTTCCCTTTGTTGCGGACGAAAGACGAGTTTGAAAAGGGCACACCGCCCGATTCGATCAAGCAGGCTCAGGATGCCATCCGGTGGGCGGATCATCTCGTCATTTTCTACCCTCTCTGGCTGGGGTCGATGCCGGCGCTCCTCAAAGCATTTCTCGAACAGGTATTTCGTCCCGGCGTGGCCTTTGAGTATCGAGCGCAGGGGAAGATGGCGAAGAAACTCTTCACGGGGAAGTCGGCTCGTATCGTGGTGACCATGGGCATGCCGGCGTTGGTGTACCGATGGTTTTTTCTGGCTCACAGCCTGAAGAGTCTCGAACGAAACATCCTCGCTTTCTGCGGGATCAAGCCGACGAGGGCCACCTTGATCGGTCAGGTGGAGGGCATGAATGAGCGGCAGCGGGCGAGCTGGTTGGACGAGATGAGGGGCTTGGGCGATGTAGGGAAGTGA
- a CDS encoding cyclic nucleotide-binding/CBS domain-containing protein, which translates to MRATEYFVHACDPKTLIVRQIMEDAVVTVSPASSAMVVAELLSEHNFGSVPVTETDGTLRGLVTEFDLLKAVEQGRDLREVSVSEIMTREVITTTEETPLMNLIHVLQERHLIRLPVVKDQKLIGMVARRDIVFAYVKARANYWP; encoded by the coding sequence ATGAGAGCCACAGAATATTTCGTCCACGCCTGCGATCCCAAAACACTGATCGTCCGTCAGATCATGGAGGATGCCGTCGTCACGGTCAGCCCGGCATCCAGCGCCATGGTCGTTGCAGAACTCTTGAGCGAGCACAATTTCGGGAGTGTCCCGGTTACCGAGACAGATGGCACCTTGCGAGGGCTGGTCACGGAGTTCGATCTGCTGAAAGCCGTCGAGCAGGGGAGGGATCTTCGCGAGGTATCAGTCTCGGAGATCATGACCCGCGAGGTCATCACCACCACCGAAGAGACGCCGCTGATGAACCTGATTCATGTCCTCCAGGAACGGCACCTGATCCGTCTCCCGGTCGTAAAGGACCAGAAGCTCATCGGCATGGTCGCGCGGCGGGATATCGTTTTCGCCTACGTCAAAGCACGCGCCAATTATTGGCCGTAA
- a CDS encoding DUF2238 domain-containing protein, translating into MRPNDRPIVTGLLITYGLFWIGLAIAPVDRQDWFLENLLAVALVAVLVLTYRRFAFSLPAYSLILAFLLLHAVGAHYTYSEVPFGFWLKDTLALSRNPFDRLVHFAYGLLLVYPLREVLMRLAGVRGRWVSYLAISGILAQSGFFEVIEAIVAMIVSPELGSLYLGTQGDEWDAQKDMAAAFFGALLTITGTMFLRRDERLST; encoded by the coding sequence GTGAGACCGAACGATCGCCCGATCGTGACGGGGCTGCTCATCACCTATGGGCTGTTCTGGATCGGCCTGGCCATTGCGCCGGTGGATCGGCAGGATTGGTTCCTGGAGAATCTGCTCGCAGTCGCGCTCGTGGCGGTGCTCGTCCTGACCTATCGGCGGTTCGCGTTTTCCCTCCCTGCCTATTCTCTGATCCTGGCGTTTCTGCTGCTCCATGCGGTCGGCGCCCATTACACCTATTCTGAAGTTCCCTTCGGGTTTTGGCTGAAAGATACGCTGGCGTTGAGTCGAAACCCGTTCGATCGCCTCGTCCACTTCGCCTATGGGTTGCTCCTGGTCTACCCGCTACGCGAAGTGCTCATGCGTCTGGCCGGCGTGCGGGGCAGGTGGGTGAGTTATCTGGCGATCAGCGGGATTCTGGCGCAGAGCGGATTCTTCGAAGTGATCGAGGCGATCGTCGCGATGATCGTCAGCCCTGAACTCGGCAGTCTGTATCTGGGGACGCAAGGCGACGAATGGGATGCGCAGAAGGACATGGCGGCCGCGTTTTTCGGCGCGCTTCTGACCATCACCGGCACGATGTTCCTGCGTCGGGATGAACGGCTCTCTACCTAA